Below is a genomic region from bacterium.
GATCCCTGCGTAATCTCGGTCGGCAATCTGAGTGTCGGCGGTTCGGGAAAATCGCCAGTTGTCGGTTGGCTCGCCGCGCAACTGCACGCCCGCGGCCGCAAGGTCGCCGTATTGAGTCGCGGAGTCGGAGGACGTCTCGGCGCACGAGTCAACGTGGTTTCAGATGGCGAGCACGTGTTGCTCTCCCCCGCCGACGTAGGGGACGAACCCGTCATGTTGGCCGGGCGGCTGCGCGGAGTACCTGTGCTCGCCGGACGCAATCGCATAGCTCTCGGTTTGCGCGCGGCCTCGGCGCTCAGCGCCGAGGTGTTGATCCTCGACGACGGCTTTCAGCATCACCGATTGAAGCGCGACATCGAGCTGGTCTGTATCGACGCCAACCTGGGGCTTGGCAACGGTCACGTTCTGCCCCGAGGTCCACTGAGGGAACCCCCCGGAGCGCTTTCCCACGCCGACGCGATCCTCTGGACACGCGTGTCCGAAGATCAGGAACTCCCGAGCGTGCCATCGCTACCGGCCCGGGCGCCGCAGTTTCGAGTTGCCATCGAACCCAGCCATATTCGCTGGGTCGCGAGCGGAGACCGAGAATCGACGGATCAGTTGCAAGGGAAATCGGTTGGCATGCTCGCCGCGATCGCGCGGCCCGACCGTCTCGCAGCGAGTCTGGAACGACTCGGTGCTCGCGTGCTCGAACGCTGCGTATTTCCCG
It encodes:
- the lpxK gene encoding tetraacyldisaccharide 4'-kinase; this encodes MPDYLWKIDESAPRKAALSPLLLLEGVYRLGAVMHRKLYAWGLWKSVRLDPCVISVGNLSVGGSGKSPVVGWLAAQLHARGRKVAVLSRGVGGRLGARVNVVSDGEHVLLSPADVGDEPVMLAGRLRGVPVLAGRNRIALGLRAASALSAEVLILDDGFQHHRLKRDIELVCIDANLGLGNGHVLPRGPLREPPGALSHADAILWTRVSEDQELPSVPSLPARAPQFRVAIEPSHIRWVASGDRESTDQLQGKSVGMLAAIARPDRLAASLERLGARVLERCVFPDHHRYRRSDLAGLSETLLWVTTEKDAVKIPVSWAPPRLVTLEESVHVNEASALLDFILQRLEER